A genomic region of Anopheles coustani chromosome 3, idAnoCousDA_361_x.2, whole genome shotgun sequence contains the following coding sequences:
- the LOC131271522 gene encoding poly(A) polymerase beta, whose amino-acid sequence MWNSERSQSNGGGGSGSSTRTLGMTSAISTAEPKPEDFQKTKELEKCLEPYNVFEAESELNHRMEILAKLNTLVKQWVRDVSIAKNMPEAMAEKLGGKIYTFGSYRLGVHHKGADIDALCVAPRNIERADYFGSFFELLKQQPEVTECRAVEEAFVPVIKMNFDGIEIDLLFARLALKEIPDNFDLRDDMLLKNLDQKSVRSLNGCRVTDEILRLVPNIENFRLALRTIKLWAKRHGIYSNSLGYFGGVSWAMLVARTCQLYPNAVAATLVHKFFLVFSRWKWPQPVLLKQPDNVSLGFQVWDPRVNVQDRFHLMPIITPAYPQQNSTFNVSSSTRKVMLMEFNRGMQITDDIMMGKQLWDKLFEAPSFFYRYRHFIVLLVSSSNADDHLEWCGLVESKIRYLILNLERNQHINLAHVNPKCYEQHEQNSGTTLNGADGKPTPFCSLWFIGLEFERSENLNVDLTDSIQSFTDSVHKHAVHIKLLKDGMKIEARHVRRKQLAQYLDPNLLKRERKISDSYTVSAGAGGSNNGSASPADASSRKRKSTDPSSATPATASSPTAGGAAVPGSNGSASKKRRNDSFDGASNSSFCSNSPAVASNAEDRKSPPQPTATENAAGNGSGNQTDSPSTADPVASCLLNGDDDERLNGSDEPMASAVASEDQTDGKSNDQDSYDASKEDTSEAVLTTAANGTAHNSSSSSTTATTNGTNSSNSINSSSSSNGGNTSTPATPAAAAAAAAAATEVACS is encoded by the exons ATGTGGAATTCAGAGCGTTCGCAAAGCAACGGGGGCGGAGGGTCCGGTTCGTCCACTCGGACGCTCGGCATGACTTCGGCGATTAGTACTGCCGAACCGAAGCCGGAAgattttcaaaaaacgaaggaacttgaaaaatgtttgg AACCCTACAATGTGTTTGAAGCCGAATCGGAGCTGAATCATCGAATGGAAATTCTTGCCAAGCTGAACACGCTCGTCAAGCAGTGGGTGCGCGATGTTTCGATCGCAAAAAATATGCCCGAGGCGATGGCAGAGAAGCTGGGTGGAAAAATCTACACATTCGGTTCGTACCGACTCGGAGTGCATCACAAGGGGGCCGATATTGACGCCCTCTGCGTGGCTCCACGCAACATCGAGCGGGCCGACTATTTCGGATCGTTTTTCGAACTTTTAAAACAACAGCCCGAAGTAACGGAATGTCGA GCCGTCGAGGAAGCATTTGTACCTGTTATAAAGATGAACTTTGATGGTATCGAGATCGATTTACTGTTCGCTCGGTTGGCGCTGAAAGAAATACCGGACAATTTCGATCTGCGCGACGATATGCTGTTGAAAAATCTCGACCAAAAATCCGTCCGCAGCCTGAACGGGTGCAGGGTGACGGATGAAATTTTGCGGCTCGTACCTAACATTGAAAACTTTCGGCTGGCGCTGCGAACGATAAAACTGTGGGCGAAAA gacATGGCATTTACTCCAACTCGCTCGGATACTTCGGTGGTGTATCGTGGGCGATGCTCGTGGCTAGAACATGTCAACTCTACCCGAATGCGGTAGCTGCCACGCTGGTGCACAAGTTTTTCCTTGTGTTTTCGCGCTGGAAGTGGCCTCAACCCGTTTTGCTCAAGCAACCGGACAACGTGAGCCTCGGTTTTCAG GTTTGGGATCCACGAGTAAACGTACAAGACCGGTTCCACTTGATGCCAATCATTACGCCGGCCTATCCACAGCAAAACTCTACGTTCAATGTTTCCAGCTCAACGCGCAAGGTGATGCTGATGGAGTTTAACCGCGGCATGCAGATCACGGACGACATCATGATGGGGAAGCAATTGTGGGATAAATTATTCGAGGCGCCCAGTTTCTTTTATCG GTATCGCCACTTCATAGTCCTGCTGGTGAGCTCGAGCAATGCCGACGATCACCTGGAGTGGTGCGGACTGGTAGAGTCGAAGATACGCTACCTGATACTGAACCTGGAACGCAACCAGCACATCAATCTGGCGCACGTCAACCCCAAGTGTTACGAGCAGCACGAACAGAACTCTGGCACCACGCTGAACGGTGCCGATGGTAAACCGACCCCGTTCTGTTCGCTCTGGTTCATCGGGTTGGAGTTTGAGCGTTCCGAAAACCTGAACGTCGACTTAACGGACAGCATACAGAGCTTCACCGATTCCGTACACAAGCATGCG GTGCATATTAAACTGCTAAAAGATGGCATGAAGATAGAGGCTCGCCATGTTCGACGGAAGCAACTGGCGCAGTACCTCGATCCCAATTTGCTGAAACGAGAACGGAAGATCTCCGACAGCTACACCGTCAGCGCTGGTGCCGGTGGTAGCAACAACGGTTCGGCCTCCCCGGCAGACGCATCGTCGCGAAAGCGTAAATCCACCGATCCATCTTCCGCTACGCCAGCTACGGCCAGCAGCCCGACAGCCGGCGGTGCTGCCGTGCCCGGCAGCAATGGCAGCGCTAGCAAAAAGCGTCGTAACGATTCC TTCGACGGAGCATCGAACAGCAGCTTCTGCAGCAATTCACCGGCGGTTGCTTCGAATGCGGAAGATCGTAAAAGCCCTCCCCAGCCGACGGCGACGGAAAATGCAGCAGGGAATGGAAGTGGCAATCAAACGGATTCTCCATCGACCGCCGATCCAGTCGCGTCATGCTTATTGAATGGCGATGACGATGAGCGTTTGAATGGGTCAGACGAACCAATGGCTTCGGCTGTTGCTTCGGAAGATCAAACCGATGGAAAGTCTAACGACCAAGACTCGTACGATGCTTCGAAGGAGGACACCTCGGAAGCGGTGCTTACCACTGCCGCCAATGGTACCGCTCAtaatagcagcagcagcagcaccaccgccaccaccaatGGGACAAACAGTAGTAATAGTAtcaatagtagtagtagtagtaatgGTGGCAACACTTCGACACCTGCCACGCccgcagcggcggcggcggcggcggcggcagctaCCGAAGTTGCCTGCTCTTGA